In a genomic window of Actinomycetota bacterium:
- a CDS encoding rubrerythrin family protein: MAETTATTEECMATEIKGETWEVIQYLAMALKADNEGRTEVAQTLRSIAMDEAGHGSRFKYLAGNIGDLKGEIEKMLAGEKEAVDGKHDGMRVADADGKKEIASFFDTAAHDEARHAAMLQNLLDRYF, from the coding sequence ATGGCTGAGACCACCGCAACGACAGAAGAATGCATGGCGACCGAGATCAAGGGTGAGACCTGGGAAGTGATCCAGTACCTGGCGATGGCCCTCAAGGCTGACAACGAAGGCAGGACCGAGGTGGCACAGACTTTGAGAAGCATTGCCATGGACGAGGCAGGCCATGGTTCGCGCTTCAAATACCTGGCGGGGAACATCGGCGATCTCAAGGGCGAGATCGAGAAGATGCTCGCCGGAGAGAAGGAAGCCGTCGACGGCAAGCACGATGGCATGAGGGTTGCCGACGCGGACGGCAAGAAGGAGATAGCATCGTTCTTCGACACCGCCGCGCACGATGAGGCGCGCCATGCGGCGATGCTTCAGAATCTGCTCGACAGGTACTTCTAG
- a CDS encoding Rrf2 family transcriptional regulator, with amino-acid sequence MQLTRQADYAMRAVIYLAANPQARIQEIARAQYVPKEYLAKIVQKLAQAEIVTTHRGVGGGITLSRAPEDITLLDVIEAIEGPVALNSCFIRPGECPREKYCGVHEELEHIGKTLANMFASVNFAQLAQNEAALFARTSASSFDSRHAGKM; translated from the coding sequence ATGCAGCTGACCAGACAAGCCGATTACGCCATGCGCGCTGTCATCTACCTTGCCGCCAATCCCCAGGCAAGGATCCAGGAGATCGCCCGGGCTCAGTATGTGCCAAAAGAGTATCTCGCCAAGATCGTCCAGAAGCTGGCCCAGGCGGAGATCGTGACGACCCACAGGGGTGTCGGCGGCGGGATAACGCTTTCCAGAGCCCCGGAGGATATAACCCTTCTTGATGTCATCGAGGCGATCGAGGGACCGGTCGCCCTGAACAGCTGTTTTATCAGGCCTGGCGAATGCCCTCGGGAAAAATACTGCGGCGTCCACGAAGAGCTGGAACATATCGGCAAAACACTCGCGAATATGTTTGCGAGTGTTAATTTCGCCCAGCTGGCCCAGAATGAAGCAGCCTTGTTCGCCAGAACCAGCGCATCGAGTTTCGATTCCCGGCACGCCGGGAAAATGTAG
- a CDS encoding PD40 domain-containing protein, with translation MSGTTSERKPSLAGLSVVVTMLAVLCLAAGCGDEAGRNGTVSGDETSAVSPRKADVIVFIRAGEVWAINPENGIERQVTSDGSIKSWPRLSPDGAQILYQVSPGGDGRFSDIWRVGLAEGSTPDCIRESGGFPAWSTDGKSIAFVRKSPAHDNQQTDDIAVISADDPGGAEQILTDHKNVVDSGGPLAVQNLEYSPDGGKYIYFMRGRRSDSRWLARVEVATKQEEDLLAPPGSMPEALADGGFSLFNVSQMEGRRALISRGGLTAGDFQQNQMIYIRFLEPPLDDSLIEDSAGSINPSLKPDNTRFAYENAGVIYKHNLAGGPGIEKIADGSMPDWGMSAVGPGFDDDGDTLTTGTTTSTTGTGTTTSDNSGENGSGGTHPCADGPRNDDYIRNGDFELGLADWQVVDIKKKGVNRVEVTDDPDCGTVLTFTRANSGNDGGMSAVAQDLDVKVDDLRKLSLRLVTSIESQDLSGDGWYGGESPAFVTVEYTTIEGVAKTWSHGLVISGPVNYPDRDQIIPARQWLTWDSPDLMAELPGVDRITKITIGGSGWDFQSRIGRVWLRGKH, from the coding sequence ATGTCCGGGACCACGTCTGAACGCAAGCCGTCACTGGCCGGACTGTCAGTCGTCGTGACGATGTTGGCCGTACTGTGCCTGGCCGCGGGTTGCGGTGACGAAGCCGGCAGGAACGGTACGGTATCCGGGGATGAGACCTCAGCCGTATCGCCGAGGAAAGCCGACGTCATCGTATTCATCCGCGCCGGCGAGGTCTGGGCGATAAATCCGGAAAACGGAATCGAGCGTCAGGTCACCAGCGACGGCAGCATCAAGAGCTGGCCGCGCCTGTCGCCGGACGGCGCCCAGATCCTCTACCAGGTGTCGCCGGGTGGCGACGGCCGCTTCAGCGATATCTGGCGAGTCGGCCTCGCGGAGGGCAGCACGCCCGATTGCATCCGTGAGAGTGGTGGTTTTCCTGCCTGGTCCACCGACGGCAAGTCCATCGCCTTTGTGCGGAAGAGTCCGGCCCACGATAACCAGCAGACCGACGACATCGCTGTGATCAGTGCGGACGATCCTGGCGGCGCCGAGCAGATCCTTACCGATCATAAGAATGTGGTCGACAGCGGCGGTCCCCTGGCGGTCCAGAACCTCGAGTACTCGCCCGATGGCGGCAAATATATCTATTTCATGCGGGGCCGGCGCTCGGATTCGCGCTGGCTGGCGCGGGTGGAAGTGGCGACGAAGCAGGAGGAAGACCTGCTGGCTCCGCCAGGATCTATGCCGGAAGCCCTCGCCGACGGCGGCTTCAGCCTGTTCAATGTGAGCCAGATGGAAGGGCGCCGGGCGCTCATATCCCGGGGCGGCCTGACCGCCGGCGACTTCCAGCAGAACCAGATGATCTATATCAGGTTCCTGGAGCCACCGCTCGATGACAGCCTCATCGAGGACTCAGCCGGGAGCATCAATCCCAGCCTCAAACCGGACAACACCCGCTTCGCCTACGAGAACGCCGGTGTTATCTACAAGCATAACCTCGCCGGCGGCCCTGGCATCGAAAAGATCGCTGATGGCAGCATGCCGGACTGGGGTATGTCGGCAGTCGGCCCCGGATTCGACGATGACGGCGATACCCTTACGACCGGGACGACCACATCGACGACCGGTACAGGCACTACCACCAGCGATAATAGCGGCGAAAACGGCTCTGGAGGAACACATCCCTGCGCCGACGGGCCACGCAACGACGACTACATCCGCAACGGTGATTTCGAGTTGGGCCTCGCCGACTGGCAGGTCGTCGATATAAAGAAGAAGGGAGTGAACCGGGTCGAGGTAACGGATGATCCGGATTGCGGCACGGTGCTGACCTTCACCCGCGCGAACTCGGGCAATGACGGCGGCATGTCGGCAGTGGCCCAGGACCTCGATGTGAAGGTAGATGACCTCAGAAAACTGAGCCTGCGGCTGGTGACTTCCATCGAAAGTCAGGACCTTTCGGGGGATGGCTGGTACGGCGGCGAGTCTCCGGCATTCGTCACGGTTGAATACACCACAATCGAAGGAGTTGCAAAAACCTGGTCGCATGGCCTTGTGATCAGCGGCCCGGTGAACTATCCAGACCGCGACCAGATAATTCCCGCCAGGCAGTGGTTAACCTGGGACAGCCCCGACCTTATGGCCGAGCTTCCCGGCGTCGACCGTATCACGAAAATCACCATAGGCGGCAGCGGCTGGGATTTCCAGAGTCGGATCGGCCGGGTCTGGCTTCGGGGTAAGCACTAA
- a CDS encoding NADH-quinone oxidoreductase subunit N, whose product MTEDLLSIMPELMLIVTAVVILLVDPLLPEEGRRGLSWLGIFACITAALSTWLASGDEYTAFNNSIALDKYSVFFKILLLGVATLAMLISEKHLHKKQRLLGDYYALILFTTIGMIVMAEAIDLITFFVGLELMALSSYLLAGFFRYEERSIEAAMKYFLTGAFASNFLLFGVAILYGLTGSTNYEAISDAINLGPVPQAPLVIAVVLILAGFAFKVSAAPFHNWAPDVYQGSPTPAAAFLSVGPKIAGFAAILKFFTMILGSQSEIWVPLMMALSIATMVVGSTMALVQKDLKRMLAFSSIGHVGYLLLAVVATGDSGRNLGMSSILFYLAAYAFMNMGAFAVLVHLSNNSENFTDSLDEIAGMGKRFPWAAGVMALFMLSLTGVPPTAGFLAKFYLFSAVVDAGLPWLAVVGALFSLVSAFFYLRVIVYMYMREPGEAASEKVDGRSWDLSLGIGLAAAGVLLLGVLPSPVLNAAQDAVQKLLGN is encoded by the coding sequence ATGACTGAAGACCTGCTCTCCATCATGCCTGAACTGATGCTGATCGTCACGGCAGTGGTGATCCTGCTGGTGGATCCCCTTCTGCCGGAAGAAGGCCGGCGCGGCCTCAGCTGGCTCGGCATATTCGCCTGCATAACTGCGGCCCTCTCCACCTGGCTCGCCAGCGGCGATGAGTACACCGCTTTCAACAACAGCATCGCCCTCGACAAATATTCGGTCTTCTTCAAGATCCTGCTGCTCGGCGTGGCGACGCTGGCGATGCTCATCTCGGAGAAGCATCTGCATAAAAAACAGCGCCTGCTGGGCGATTATTACGCGCTGATTCTATTCACCACCATCGGCATGATCGTCATGGCCGAGGCTATCGACCTGATCACCTTCTTCGTCGGGCTGGAGCTGATGGCTCTGTCCTCATACCTGCTGGCAGGCTTCTTCCGCTACGAGGAGCGCTCGATAGAGGCGGCGATGAAATATTTCCTGACGGGAGCCTTCGCCTCAAACTTCCTGCTGTTCGGAGTTGCCATCCTCTACGGGCTCACCGGCTCAACAAACTATGAGGCGATAAGCGACGCCATCAACCTGGGACCGGTCCCCCAGGCGCCTCTGGTGATAGCCGTGGTGCTGATACTGGCCGGCTTCGCCTTCAAGGTCAGCGCCGCGCCCTTCCACAACTGGGCGCCGGACGTCTACCAGGGTTCGCCAACGCCGGCGGCCGCCTTCCTGTCGGTAGGCCCCAAGATCGCCGGCTTCGCCGCGATACTAAAATTCTTCACGATGATCCTGGGAAGCCAGAGCGAGATCTGGGTGCCACTGATGATGGCGCTGTCCATAGCGACCATGGTCGTCGGTTCCACCATGGCGCTGGTCCAGAAGGACCTCAAGCGGATGCTGGCCTTTTCCAGCATCGGCCACGTGGGCTACCTGCTGCTGGCGGTGGTCGCTACGGGAGACAGCGGCCGTAACCTGGGCATGTCTTCGATACTTTTCTACCTGGCGGCCTATGCCTTCATGAATATGGGCGCTTTCGCAGTGCTGGTGCACCTCTCCAACAACAGCGAGAATTTCACTGACAGCCTCGATGAGATCGCGGGGATGGGCAAGCGCTTCCCCTGGGCCGCGGGAGTGATGGCCCTGTTCATGCTGTCGCTCACCGGAGTGCCACCGACCGCCGGCTTCCTGGCCAAGTTCTATCTATTCTCGGCCGTGGTCGACGCTGGCTTACCCTGGCTTGCGGTAGTGGGCGCGCTGTTCAGCCTGGTCTCGGCCTTCTTCTACCTGCGGGTGATCGTGTACATGTACATGCGTGAACCTGGAGAGGCTGCGTCGGAAAAGGTGGACGGCAGGTCGTGGGATCTCAGCCTGGGAATCGGGCTGGCGGCAGCCGGCGTGCTGCTACTTGGAGTATTGCCTTCGCCGGTACTGAACGCCGCCCAGGACGCTGTGCAGAAGCTGCTGGGGAACTAG
- a CDS encoding NADH-quinone oxidoreductase subunit M, with the protein MYGFQEQIGFPILTVLTFLPAVAGLVMLLLRGKPTAYKSLALAVTAANFLLSLLLVANLDRYTADMQFIEKVSWIPSLGISYQMGVDGISVLMIILTTLLSLIIIPASWNYIKERELQFFAAFLFLETGMIGVFCARDLLLFYVFWEVMLIPMYFIIGVWGGPRRIYAAVKFFLFTFAGSLLMLIAIVAIAYLARDNQYATPIFDMGLLEKAVFSYQVQFWAFLAFFIAFAVKVPMWPLHTWLPDAHVEAPTAGSVILAGVLLKVGGYGMLRLCIPLFPDAVVTFAPWILVLSLIAIIYGALVSLAQKDLKKLVAYSSVSHMGFVTAGIFALNLVGIEGGIMVMFSHGLLTGALFLMVGFLYERLHTREIADMGGLAGPFPVMAGFLLFFTLASLGLPGLSGFVGEFLSLVGLFTYSKVLAAIASLGIILAAAYLLWMFQRVMFTKLRDEKWYKLPDYSLREIVCLLPLGFLAIWAGVYPNTFLELIQPPAARLTEKMAPYMAESGNAVERIFASLGGLF; encoded by the coding sequence ATGTACGGATTTCAGGAACAGATAGGGTTTCCCATACTGACGGTGCTGACCTTCCTGCCCGCTGTGGCTGGACTGGTCATGCTGCTCCTGCGCGGCAAGCCCACGGCCTACAAGAGCCTGGCGCTCGCGGTCACCGCTGCCAACTTCCTGCTGTCCCTCCTGCTGGTCGCAAACCTGGACCGCTATACCGCCGACATGCAGTTCATCGAGAAGGTATCCTGGATACCCAGCCTGGGCATCAGCTACCAGATGGGCGTCGACGGCATCAGCGTGCTGATGATCATCCTGACGACGTTGCTGTCGCTGATCATCATCCCGGCCTCATGGAATTACATCAAGGAACGGGAGCTTCAGTTCTTCGCCGCCTTCCTCTTCCTCGAGACCGGCATGATCGGCGTCTTCTGCGCCCGTGACCTGCTGCTCTTCTATGTCTTCTGGGAAGTCATGCTGATCCCCATGTATTTCATCATCGGGGTCTGGGGCGGGCCGCGCCGCATCTATGCCGCCGTAAAGTTCTTCCTGTTCACCTTCGCCGGCAGCCTGCTGATGCTGATCGCCATCGTCGCAATCGCCTACCTGGCGCGGGACAACCAGTACGCGACGCCGATCTTCGACATGGGCCTGCTGGAGAAAGCCGTATTCTCGTACCAGGTGCAGTTCTGGGCCTTCCTGGCATTCTTTATCGCCTTCGCGGTCAAGGTGCCCATGTGGCCGCTGCATACCTGGCTCCCGGATGCCCATGTGGAAGCGCCAACCGCGGGCAGCGTCATCCTGGCCGGCGTGCTGCTGAAAGTGGGCGGCTATGGAATGCTGCGACTCTGCATCCCGCTGTTCCCCGACGCTGTAGTCACCTTCGCCCCCTGGATCCTGGTGCTGTCGCTTATCGCCATCATCTACGGGGCCCTGGTCTCACTGGCGCAGAAAGACCTCAAGAAGCTGGTCGCCTATTCCAGCGTCAGTCATATGGGCTTCGTCACTGCCGGCATCTTTGCGCTTAACCTCGTCGGTATCGAGGGCGGCATCATGGTCATGTTCAGCCACGGCCTGCTCACCGGCGCCCTCTTCCTTATGGTGGGCTTCCTTTACGAACGCCTGCATACACGGGAGATCGCCGATATGGGTGGGCTCGCGGGCCCATTCCCGGTCATGGCCGGCTTCCTGCTGTTCTTCACCCTGGCCTCGCTGGGACTCCCCGGCCTCTCGGGATTCGTGGGCGAGTTCCTCAGCCTGGTCGGCCTGTTCACCTACAGCAAGGTGCTGGCTGCGATCGCATCGCTCGGAATCATCCTGGCGGCAGCCTACCTGCTCTGGATGTTCCAGCGGGTGATGTTCACAAAGCTGCGCGACGAGAAATGGTACAAGCTGCCCGACTACTCCCTGCGTGAGATCGTCTGCCTGCTGCCGCTGGGCTTCCTGGCGATCTGGGCGGGCGTCTATCCCAACACTTTCCTGGAGCTGATCCAGCCACCGGCCGCGAGGCTGACTGAGAAGATGGCCCCTTACATGGCCGAAAGCGGCAATGCCGTCGAGAGGATCTTCGCTTCCCTGGGAGGGCTGTTCTAG
- the nuoL gene encoding NADH-quinone oxidoreductase subunit L, whose product MKAAVLLIPLLPLASFIITGLFGKRFFKEKSHYLSVAAVAVSWLLSVYLIVQVERGEELHWQVYSWIAAGSFKVDIGFLVDQLTAVMLLVVSTVGFMVHVYSIGYMKGDGGYYRFFAYLNLFMFSMFMLILGNNFLMLYVFWEAVGLCSYLLISFWYTKKSAANAGTKAFLVNRVGDFGFGLGIMLIFVTVGTLSYSGVFASAGAIGSGTMTAICLLLFMGAMGKSAQFPLHVWLPDAMEGPTPVSSLIHAATMVNAGVYMVARANPLFAESHTAMFVVALVGTFTAIFAASIGLVQNDIKKVLAYSTVSQLGYMFMALGVGAWAAGMFHLVAHGFFKGLLFLCSGSVIHALSGEQDMRKMGGLKNKTKITYWTFVIGALAISGFPGLAGFWSKDSILAGSFNHGYWYFWAVGLIVAFMTAFYMFRLIFMTFHGKPRDEKAFAHAHESPRSMTTPLILLAIPSALIGLALGLPPEDGHIDRFLEPVFEAAGIAPHAFGAVDLALMALSALIGIAGILLAWQFYIKRPDDLPAKAGARAGFLYKAALNKYWIDEFYFAAVINPVMALGRGLWRWVDVAVIDGFVNGAARFFRGFGMVLKPAQSGKIQAYLFSMFMGFLALLVAYLILTV is encoded by the coding sequence ATGAAAGCGGCAGTACTACTCATACCGCTGTTACCGCTGGCCTCGTTTATCATCACGGGGCTGTTCGGCAAGCGCTTCTTCAAGGAGAAGAGCCACTATCTTTCGGTGGCCGCCGTGGCGGTCTCCTGGCTGCTTTCCGTCTACCTGATAGTCCAGGTGGAGCGCGGTGAGGAGCTGCACTGGCAGGTCTACTCGTGGATCGCCGCCGGCAGCTTCAAGGTGGACATCGGCTTCCTCGTGGACCAGCTGACCGCGGTCATGCTGCTGGTCGTATCCACGGTCGGCTTCATGGTGCACGTCTATTCCATCGGCTACATGAAGGGCGACGGCGGCTATTACCGCTTCTTCGCTTACCTCAACCTTTTCATGTTCTCAATGTTCATGCTGATCCTGGGCAACAACTTCCTGATGCTCTACGTGTTCTGGGAAGCTGTCGGACTCTGCTCATACCTGCTGATCTCCTTCTGGTATACGAAGAAGAGCGCCGCCAATGCCGGCACCAAAGCCTTCCTCGTGAACCGGGTCGGCGACTTCGGCTTCGGGCTCGGCATCATGCTGATCTTCGTGACCGTGGGCACCCTGAGTTACAGCGGCGTCTTCGCCTCGGCTGGAGCCATCGGCAGCGGCACCATGACCGCCATCTGCCTGCTGCTGTTCATGGGAGCCATGGGCAAGAGCGCCCAGTTCCCGCTGCACGTCTGGCTGCCGGACGCCATGGAGGGCCCCACCCCGGTCAGCTCGCTGATCCACGCCGCCACCATGGTCAACGCCGGCGTCTATATGGTCGCCCGCGCCAACCCCCTCTTCGCCGAGTCGCATACTGCCATGTTCGTCGTGGCGCTGGTGGGAACGTTCACCGCCATCTTCGCGGCATCGATCGGCCTGGTGCAGAACGACATCAAGAAAGTACTCGCCTATTCCACGGTAAGCCAGCTCGGTTACATGTTCATGGCGCTGGGCGTGGGAGCCTGGGCTGCCGGCATGTTCCATCTGGTCGCCCACGGTTTCTTCAAGGGCCTGCTGTTCCTCTGCTCGGGCTCGGTCATCCACGCTCTCAGCGGCGAGCAGGACATGCGCAAGATGGGCGGCCTGAAGAACAAGACGAAGATCACCTACTGGACCTTCGTCATCGGCGCCCTGGCAATATCGGGATTCCCGGGCCTGGCCGGCTTCTGGAGCAAGGACAGTATCCTGGCCGGATCATTCAATCATGGCTACTGGTATTTCTGGGCGGTAGGCCTCATCGTCGCCTTCATGACCGCTTTCTACATGTTCCGCCTGATCTTCATGACCTTCCACGGCAAGCCGCGGGATGAGAAGGCGTTCGCCCATGCCCACGAGTCGCCTCGGAGCATGACCACGCCACTGATTCTGCTGGCGATTCCATCTGCCCTGATCGGGCTGGCTCTGGGCCTGCCGCCAGAAGACGGTCACATAGACAGATTCCTGGAACCGGTATTCGAGGCCGCCGGCATCGCCCCCCACGCTTTCGGAGCTGTGGACCTCGCCCTGATGGCGCTATCGGCGCTGATCGGCATCGCCGGCATCCTGCTCGCGTGGCAGTTCTATATCAAGCGGCCGGATGACCTGCCGGCGAAAGCGGGAGCGCGCGCCGGCTTCCTCTACAAGGCGGCGCTCAACAAATACTGGATCGACGAATTTTACTTCGCTGCGGTCATCAACCCGGTCATGGCCCTGGGACGCGGGCTCTGGCGCTGGGTGGACGTGGCGGTCATCGACGGTTTCGTCAACGGCGCCGCGAGGTTCTTCCGCGGCTTCGGCATGGTGCTTAAACCGGCGCAGTCCGGCAAGATCCAGGCATACCTGTTCAGCATGTTCATGGGATTCCTGGCGCTGCTGGTCGCCTACCTGATATTGACGGTCTAG
- the nuoK gene encoding NADH-quinone oxidoreductase subunit NuoK has protein sequence MMTPLQQYLALSMALFFIGAWGVLARRNLIMVVMCVELMLNAINIALVAFSNYSPTGSGRGEVFVFFVFALAAAEAAIGLAIAIAMYRLKEKLSIDDMDEMKG, from the coding sequence GTGATGACGCCACTGCAACAATATCTCGCTCTCTCAATGGCGCTGTTCTTCATCGGTGCCTGGGGAGTGCTGGCGCGGCGCAACCTGATCATGGTGGTCATGTGCGTGGAGCTGATGCTGAACGCGATCAATATCGCCCTGGTGGCTTTTTCCAACTATTCACCGACAGGCAGCGGCCGCGGCGAAGTGTTCGTCTTCTTCGTCTTCGCCCTGGCGGCGGCGGAAGCCGCCATCGGCCTGGCTATCGCCATCGCCATGTACCGCCTGAAAGAGAAACTGTCCATTGACGACATGGACGAGATGAAGGGATAG
- a CDS encoding NADH-quinone oxidoreductase subunit J: MPQFSQIAFLIIGTIIIASAMCVVLFKELIYSALSMVGCFLGVAGLFVMLHAELVAAAQVLIYVGAISVLIIFAIMLTSHRTGDIKLYFHKQAWVAAPICAVAAVALVVVMATAEYNSTSEAQNPGDEQIASLLFNEYAFPFELVSLALLVAMVGAVLLAKKEK, from the coding sequence ATGCCACAGTTCAGCCAGATAGCCTTCCTCATCATCGGGACCATCATCATCGCTTCGGCGATGTGTGTAGTGCTGTTCAAGGAGCTTATCTACAGCGCCCTCTCGATGGTCGGCTGTTTCCTCGGCGTGGCCGGGCTCTTCGTCATGCTCCACGCCGAACTGGTCGCAGCCGCGCAGGTGCTCATCTACGTCGGCGCCATCTCGGTGCTGATCATCTTCGCCATCATGCTCACCAGCCACCGGACCGGCGATATCAAACTTTATTTTCACAAGCAGGCCTGGGTGGCGGCTCCCATCTGCGCCGTCGCCGCCGTGGCCCTGGTCGTGGTGATGGCTACCGCCGAGTACAACTCCACCAGCGAGGCCCAGAACCCGGGCGACGAACAGATCGCCTCGTTGCTGTTCAACGAATACGCCTTCCCCTTCGAGCTGGTCTCCCTGGCGCTGCTTGTCGCCATGGTCGGCGCCGTGCTCCTGGCCAAGAAGGAGAAGTGA
- a CDS encoding FAD-dependent oxidoreductase: MRERVETLPPLRAPQGALVNLTINGRQLTAREGDTILDAAKSVKIKIPYLCFLKELEPHGGCRVCVVEVEGEDRPVPSCATYVREGMVVNTESEQLTRLRTTYLELMLSDHNAYCLPPCKYGCPTGVDAPSFIGLITEGDYDEAQRVLKQNLPFPAVVGRICPHPCESQCRRREVEEPISIRLSHRFVGDVAIQKGFRPEEPEPATGKKVVVIGAGPAGLANAYYLALKGHAVTILEALPEPGGMLRYGIPEYRLPKRVLDAELQPLWDMGVELKTQQCLGPDCSIESLLGESGYDAVFLGIGAHESMAMRVEGEDTPGVITVVDFLREVALGNPPDIGEKVAVIGGGFSAMDAARVSVREGAKEVTVIYRRTEKEMPAHEIEVRDAREEGVNFLFLAAPVKVEAENGRVKGVVLQKMELGEPDESGRRRPEPVPGSEYLMELDTIIPAIGQKPKLTYNDITSQEECNFLEEDTGVKCSRWQTVEANPKTFQTHRPEVFAGGDAVTGAATVVQAINAGKRAAWAMDAYMRGVDMAEYEAGLPEFDKPPMVAIPAWRPEKVERQLSSNISAAERMDNFREVEQGFSEQAAGLEGNRCLQCICEGVETCKLRRYSINHGLTKDKLNRFAGEQHVYGRDTTHPFVQRDPNRCISCGRCVRVCKYITGSGVYELANRGAGTIATPAFDQSLNDTDCVSCGRCASICPTGALFLKERRLDNWHLDTSRCIFCADCVEVCPQDALATTPAFELASHEHADLHCNLLERARGKAPESGGVS; encoded by the coding sequence ATGAGGGAACGCGTCGAGACTCTACCGCCGCTCAGAGCCCCGCAGGGCGCCCTGGTCAACCTCACCATCAACGGGCGTCAGCTGACCGCCCGCGAGGGAGATACCATCCTCGACGCGGCCAAGTCCGTGAAGATCAAGATCCCATACCTCTGTTTCCTGAAGGAGCTGGAACCCCACGGCGGCTGCCGCGTATGCGTGGTCGAGGTTGAGGGAGAAGACCGGCCGGTTCCTTCCTGTGCCACCTACGTCAGGGAAGGCATGGTAGTCAACACCGAATCGGAACAGCTTACCCGGCTGCGCACCACATATCTGGAGCTGATGCTCTCAGATCACAACGCCTATTGCCTGCCACCGTGCAAGTACGGCTGCCCCACGGGCGTTGACGCGCCGTCGTTCATCGGCCTCATCACCGAGGGCGACTATGACGAGGCCCAGCGGGTGCTGAAACAGAACCTGCCGTTCCCGGCGGTGGTCGGGCGCATCTGCCCGCATCCCTGTGAATCCCAGTGCCGCCGGCGCGAGGTGGAGGAGCCGATATCCATCAGGCTCTCGCATCGATTCGTCGGCGACGTTGCCATCCAGAAGGGATTTCGTCCGGAAGAGCCGGAACCCGCTACAGGCAAGAAAGTCGTCGTCATCGGAGCCGGGCCGGCCGGACTGGCCAACGCTTACTATCTCGCCCTGAAAGGGCATGCGGTCACCATCCTCGAAGCCCTGCCCGAGCCGGGCGGGATGCTGCGCTACGGCATCCCCGAGTACCGGCTGCCAAAGCGGGTGCTGGACGCCGAGCTGCAGCCGCTCTGGGACATGGGAGTCGAACTGAAGACGCAGCAATGCCTGGGCCCGGACTGTTCCATCGAGAGCCTTCTGGGCGAAAGTGGCTACGACGCGGTCTTCCTCGGCATCGGCGCTCACGAGAGCATGGCGATGCGGGTCGAGGGCGAGGATACGCCCGGTGTCATCACCGTGGTCGATTTCCTGCGCGAGGTGGCCCTGGGCAATCCGCCGGATATCGGCGAGAAGGTAGCGGTCATCGGCGGCGGTTTCTCCGCCATGGACGCCGCCAGGGTATCGGTGCGCGAGGGCGCCAAAGAAGTGACGGTGATCTATCGCCGTACCGAGAAGGAGATGCCCGCTCACGAGATCGAGGTGCGCGACGCCCGCGAGGAAGGCGTTAACTTCCTGTTCCTGGCAGCCCCGGTCAAGGTCGAGGCGGAAAACGGCCGCGTCAAAGGTGTCGTCCTGCAGAAGATGGAGCTGGGCGAACCCGACGAGAGCGGCCGGCGGCGCCCTGAACCGGTGCCGGGCTCGGAATACCTGATGGAGCTGGATACCATCATCCCGGCCATCGGCCAGAAACCAAAGCTTACCTACAACGACATCACCTCCCAGGAGGAGTGCAATTTCCTCGAGGAAGACACCGGCGTCAAATGCAGCCGCTGGCAGACCGTCGAGGCCAATCCCAAGACTTTTCAGACCCACCGGCCCGAGGTGTTCGCCGGTGGCGACGCCGTGACCGGCGCCGCCACGGTGGTCCAGGCGATCAACGCCGGCAAGCGGGCGGCCTGGGCGATGGACGCCTACATGCGGGGCGTGGATATGGCCGAATACGAGGCCGGCCTGCCCGAATTCGACAAACCGCCGATGGTGGCCATCCCCGCCTGGCGCCCCGAGAAGGTAGAGCGCCAGCTGTCTAGCAACATCTCCGCGGCCGAACGCATGGACAACTTCCGTGAGGTCGAACAGGGATTCTCCGAGCAGGCTGCCGGCCTCGAGGGCAACCGCTGCCTCCAGTGCATCTGCGAAGGCGTCGAGACCTGCAAGCTGCGGCGCTACAGCATCAACCACGGACTCACAAAGGACAAGCTGAACCGCTTCGCGGGCGAGCAGCATGTGTATGGGCGTGACACGACCCATCCGTTCGTCCAGCGCGACCCCAACCGCTGCATCAGTTGCGGCCGCTGCGTGCGGGTCTGCAAATATATCACCGGCTCCGGAGTGTATGAGCTGGCCAACCGGGGCGCCGGCACCATCGCCACCCCGGCGTTCGACCAGTCGCTGAACGACACCGACTGCGTCTCCTGCGGCCGCTGCGCCAGCATCTGCCCGACCGGAGCGCTCTTCCTCAAGGAACGGCGGCTGGACAACTGGCATCTCGACACCTCACGCTGCATCTTCTGCGCCGATTGTGTCGAGGTCTGCCCGCAGGACGCGCTGGCAACGACGCCGGCCTTCGAGCTGGCCTCCCACGAGCACGCCGACCTCCATTGCAACCTGCTCGAACGCGCCCGCGGCAAAGCGCCCGAAAGCGGGGGCGTCAGCTGA